One window from the genome of Candidatus Kryptoniota bacterium encodes:
- a CDS encoding GIY-YIG nuclease family protein, whose protein sequence is MFRGRSYFVYIMASDSRVLYVGMTGDLCHRVSEHEHKKLEGFTKRYNVDRLVYYEETEDVWSAIQREKQLKRWRRQKKINLIEKENAAWRDLYYETCGEEEHGSTDDA, encoded by the coding sequence ATGTTCAGAGGGCGATCCTACTTTGTATACATTATGGCAAGTGATTCGCGAGTCCTGTATGTCGGCATGACGGGGGACTTGTGCCATAGGGTCTCCGAACATGAGCACAAGAAACTGGAAGGGTTTACGAAGCGGTACAACGTCGACCGGCTGGTTTATTACGAGGAGACAGAGGATGTTTGGTCGGCAATCCAAAGAGAAAAGCAACTGAAACGTTGGCGGAGGCAAAAGAAGATAAATTTAATCGAAAAGGAGAACGCTGCATGGAGGGACCTGTACTATGAAACATGCGGGGAGGAGGAGCATGGATCGACCGACGATGCGTAA